Sequence from the Phragmites australis chromosome 11, lpPhrAust1.1, whole genome shotgun sequence genome:
AATTATGGGACGACATGACAACTTATTAGTCCGCTAAAGAAATATTAACAAGAATCACAAAGACAAATGATAAGATGATCTAATCAGGCACTGTGCACTGAACTTGCAAGATGCACCTTGTCCTAAAAAATGTAGATCTGAATCTGCATTTTTAAATAAGAGTGCTAACACCTGAAACCAATCATGGAAATTCGAGATCAACTTCAAACAAGGAGCAGCTAATGAATTGACAAGGGTGTATAAGAACGTACAGATACACCAATAGTCCAATACCCATTACCTACTATAACATAACACTTGAGCTCTTTGCACCTGATATGCTCCCAAATTATAATCCAAATCTGATCAAACCAAACACAAGAATCTAGATTAAACACAACCTACCCTCAAATTACACGGATGTGCTAAAAATTTGTCAGGGATCATCAAATCAAGACCTCAACTTGAGTATTTTATGACTCAGAAATAAGCAATACACTTAGTTTGACGTGCTCCTCCTCACGGAGAGAATTGAGTCAGCAGCTAAGCGCCCAAGGGGGTCGCGGCTGGTACGCCACGACGAGGCATGCTAAGGCGGCTTTCCCACGCGAGGGACTAAGCAGCGCGAGGATAAGCATCTGAGGCATTTCATCGAACAAGTGATGTGTTCATCCTGGTCGTGAACTGAGATGCATCTATCAGCGTAGGGGAGGAAGGTTTGGATACCTGTGGCCAAGACGCATTttgcttttaatttttttgtttacTGCTGCTCTTTCCATAAAGATTccaaatcaatttttttcttgcatACTAAATCATGCTGAATTCATCGTCCACAGAAACTTGATGGCAAAGCAGGATACGTCAGAGCTTGGGTTCAGAAATGTGGATGAAGTGGATGCTCCTGACCAGAACGGCAAACTGGAGAGCCCTCCTAGCGAGCCGAAAGAGAATAAAATTATTGTTTGATTTTTGGTGTAGCTTTTGTATGTTTCTTATGCAGTCTTCATACCAGGGGTTCTACCGGAAAAGAATAAGGAGGAAAATGGGTACCCAATTTGTGACTTTGCTATTGTCTGTTTTGACGTTCCAAAGAAGCAGATCATATTATCCATGCTTGATAGATGGCAGAGGCAAGATTAAACGCTCTCAAGAAGATGATTCATACATTTTAGAAGATGACATGACTTCtttccattttaattagttgtATGCTTGTATGTTAGGTTGTTGTCTTTATACTCCCTGTATTCAGAAATagtatgtgtattttttttaaaaagtcaaattttatatactttgattaacatttaataaaattataagaatgtctagtgtataaaaattatataattaggttcacaatttaaaatgatttcacacCGTAGGTTTTGTAGCtttaaatgatatattttgtaaaaaaatcttaatcaaaatctaacttcaaaaaccaaataaaaaaaatacacttactatttttgaacggagggagtatattaTAAGCTGTTGTCTTGGAATTCAGCCTACTTCGTGTCCTCGGTTACGATGTCGTGCTTGGCCAAGGCAAACCTTGGCCTTTATCGCCCCAATGATGCTTTGCTCGATCTACATTCTACACCAAATCTTTGGTCTTATTGCTTTGCCCTGTTGCCCCTTACATTACTTTACTCTTGTAGCACTGCTTGCGGATATATTGAACACAACATACATGATGTGGGACTATTTCAGGATTCACCACTCATTTCGGTCAAGATGTCTCACTGAGATGTGGATACATGGACCACATGTAATGAGACATGGAGGGGCACATCCTTTGAATCGTCATGTGAATTAAGTTATAGATTCTCAGTTGTCTTGAAAAACTAATTTGATGAGGAAATGATGATAGATTAGTGATATTTGAGGATTGCagatctctcttttttttcattagAGGAGGATTGCAGATTTAGCCTTTGATGCATGGTTAGATTCGAGGAAGACAGCAAGAGTGACATTAAACTGTCATACCTGGGACGAGAGGGGCTCGAAGGCAACAAAATGGTGGCAATGAAGTCGACAAGCATCAACAAAGGGAAGCAACGGCACACCGAATTTGCTGGAGAGATCAACATGGTCTCAGAGCCTATTAGCTACAGTTTATGACTGATGAAAAGTGAGCCCTCTACTCGCTACAGTTTATGGCTGATGACAAATGAAAGGCACAATAAATTCAAACGTTTTGTAGAAGTTGAGCTCTACTGCTCTAGACCCTATTTGGGAGGGCTTCAGCTCCCAACTCTATCTATGATCTAGGTAGAGCCCTCCCAAACACCCTAATTCTACATTTGGATGGAGCAACCAACTTCATAGAGCACCTAGAGttttagggcttgtttggtttaGCTCTAGCTCTAAGAATTTATGGAGTTAGAGTCAAATGTATGCTGGGGCTATATGAATGAGCCATTTTGTTTCCGCTTTGGACTAAAAATACATACCTAACCATCTTTATAGTAGTGtataaatttcaaatttgagagGACCTGTATATTAGTACATAAACTCCAAATGTGAGTTGGAGCTCCACTTAAATGCAATCTCCATTTTGTTTCCGGTGATAATATGAATGTAGTTGTATGTGTTGGAAattttagtagtgcataattaAACAACGATTTGTCTATGAATTTTTGTACTGCAAAAATTAGAAAACTATATGCTTGTGCTGGAAAATTTCTAGTACTATTCAAATTAGTTTTGTCAGATCTGAGCAAAGCTAGCAAATTTGGCAGTTAATTGCAATTCTGAAGAACATCCGAATGGCAGATAAAATTAGAATTTTAGTTCATTCACAATTCCGGACCCAAACATCCTAGGATCCAAACGGAGTGCGTATATAGATATAGATTTGGATTTCCTTATTATTAAGTTGTTGAGCAGGAAGCAGAAGaacttttcttcttttttacttATTGAATATTGCATTTTTGCAATACACAAAAAAGTTGGAATTACAAAATGGAAGGGGTGTGGTTTAACCCCAAAAAAGAACTAATTATATTAAATTCAAGAGGTAAAACTGGAAAGTTGTAAAACTAGGGGGATCTAAGGCTGAGGGTTTCCCCAATTCCCCTCGTGCTCGCTCTTCCCCCACCCCACCCACTCCCCGTCGCAGCCTCGACATCAGCGACCTAACCACCGGCACCCCGGGGCATAATAATCCAGACCTCCTCCCACCGAAGCCCTACCTCGTCAAGAGGCATCACCCTCCTCCGTTTCCCCTTCATGTACTGCTGGCACTTGACTGGCATGGATCGAGATGGTAATTTATCCCGATTACCAGTTTATCCGCGGGTAAATACTCGAATAGCTTAAGGTATAAATAGTATTTGGTACCCACGAGTACGTTCGTGGGTAGAAAATACTACCCGATGGATAGATAGGTACGGGTATGGGTGAGACATACCTATACCTGCGAAACCCGTATAACCGTATAGCTCTTTGACAGGTGGGTCATAACTCTCTAAACCCTAACTCATCACGTATTCAGGTTTTGTTGGGCACAGCTTTAGATTTGAGATCCATACTGTATCCAgagtttgtaaaataaaataaagttgtttaaatatttattttttttatctaaaataaaaatcagataaTTTAACCAAATACCTCTAATGCAATACAATTTcagattttaatttttttaaagctaGATATAATTAGCTCTAAAATTCAAGATGTGGATACGTGCCAAACGGCCTCTCGGTTCCTCAGCCCATCAGCCGCCACACGAATAGTCCACAGACCACAGCGGCACAATCCCTGTCCCCCGCCTCCCGCCGCATCCCGCACCCGCACCGtgtgccaccgccgcctcccgcaCTGCACACCGCGCGTCCCCGCCGCCTCTCGCTCCCGCACCGCACACCGCGCTCGCCCGACGCCCACGCGCTCCCGCCACCTTTCGCTCTCGCACCGTGCTCCCCCGCCGCCTCCCGCACCACGCACCGCGCTCCCCCGCCGCCCGCGCGCCTCCAGGAGACCAAGACCGCCGCCAGCGCCTCCAGGACCGCCGCCAACGCCTCCAGCTCAGATCCGCCGTCTCCCGCACCGCACACCTCGCTCCCCCGTCGCCTCCAGCTCAGATCCGccgcccggcgccgccgccaacgCCTCCAGGACCGCAGCCAATGCCTACAGCTCAGATCCGCCGCCAACGCCTCTAGCTCAGATCCGCCGCCCTGCCTCCAGGTCTACATGCCTTTGTCTTCTTCATGTGATAGTGATAACATACTCCTTTAATCTCTGTGGGTGAATCTCCCCTTGTATACCTGAGATTGCACTGATTATGGTGAATCTCCCCTTGTACAAATCAATCCTTGTTGTGTTTGTTGGGAAGGTTCAAGAAAAGTAATCTTTTGTTTCAATGAAGCTTTGGTCCGTTTCGAGCTTTATACTGGCATGCTTGGTGAATGATGATAGGTTTAAGTCTTGGGCACGAAGAATAATTTGTTCACTAGAGAAATGGGATATGTTCTTGTTATTTTCGTTAAGTCAATTCTGTAAGGCTAACCTAATTATGGTGAATCTTGTCTCTATAAGATCAGCAACTGTTGTAGGTAGAAGAATTTAGTCAGAATGTCAAATGTGAATTGCCTTGTCTGGACAATATCTAAATTCAAATGTGGATAATATGTAAATAGCTATATGCTTGGTTAggtgtagggatggcaattaaGTAGTTGCATATTTATCCTTAATCCTTTCTTTTCATTATGGCTGCTAGATTTTAGACTTTATGTGCTGTTATTGCTGCTGCCTTCAAGCGGGCGGGTAAATGTGTATACCCGCGGGCGATGGGTACCCACGGGTGACGGGTTTGGTGCCCGTTCTTCTCCCGCGGGCGTTCACGGGTATACCTGCGGGTGGGTAAAAATTGGCGGGTACGGGTATGGGTGAGCACTACCCGTACTTGCCATACCCGATTGCCATCCCTACGTGGGTGGAGATCCATCCAGACTCACATCGATTTCTCCCTTTTACGGTAGGTGAGTAACCCTAGCTCGGTTTGCTTGGACGGATTGTTTTAGGATTTAGTTTTGTTCGGGAGGTTCCTTTGCTGTGAACCTGTGGCTGAGAGCGATCAAATACAAGTTTTTTGCATTCGGGTAGTTGCGGATTTGTTTTCCGCGTGGTACCATGAAAAGTCCGATCCAACCCGAACCATCCATCCATGGCACTATCTGATTATTCTTGTAGAGCGCGCAAGATCAATCTACCCATGGGATGCGATGCAGTTTATTTTCCAAATATTTTGAGGGTTCAGCCCCAGGTCAAGTCAGTCCCCTGGTTCCAAGGAGCGTTCTGATGCAATGTTtcctgaaaaaaatatttttggatTAGGATTCCCTGCTATGATTTACTGTGAAAATCACGCAACCTGTCAGAACACTTACTAAGTATAGTTATTAGTGTCTGTGCATGTGCTGAGTTGCTTTGTTTGATGGTTTTAGTGAACTTATGTGCCAATGTATGGCATGCTACCTACTTACCATGAACATGTTTCCTGTCTGCTTATGTAAAGTGTTATATTGCAGAGATGATGGTTTGAATGTGATTCCAATACCACGATGCGGTCTATTTTGTCATCAGTATTCAGAAGAAATGGTCTGTGACTGTACATACATATAATCAGAgttaccaaaaataaaaaatggagGATGATAATGGCCTTGAGCTTAGTCTGGGCCTCTCTTTGGGCTGTTCAGCAGGCAAGTCTAAGGCTAGAGATGCTCCTCTAGAACCAAAAGCAGAGCCCCAAGTGGAAGAAAGTAGTAGCAAAGGGGGATCACAAACTCCTGATGCTCAGTTTGGGAAATACTATCAAACAAATGCTGAGAACCAAGAACACAGTAGTAAACAGAGGCACAGTCCTGCTGCACCGCCATTTGGGAACTTCTGGGTACAACCAGGGGGTTCCTCTGCTCCAGTTGTAGATGGATCCATTGATCCAGTGAGCCATCAGTCTCAGCTTCCCAGGTATCAAGATGTGAGGATTTCGAACAACAGTGGAAATAATTCTGAGGAACAGAAGCCAGTGTCAAGTAACTGCAAGTTGCTTTCTGAAGAGATAAATTttcagaagaagcatcacattGCTGCTGACCAGCCTGATGCATTCAGTAAGAGCTCTGATGGAGGTGCAAAAAATGCACCTATCTCAATTAGCACGGATGATGGTTCAACTGGTGAAAATGAGGATGTTGCAGAGTCGGAAGCAGAAGGCTCAAATTCTTGGTTGGTTGCACAGCGTGAAGACAGTGCTAAGGGCTCTGTAGTTAACAAAGGATCCGATAGAAAAAGATCCGCTGATGATGCTGCAGTTGGTTTTCAAGGAAAGAGGCAACCAAGTTTCTCGGCAAGTGAGTCCAGCTCAGGAAAGTTGCCACTTGGAAATCCCTTATCGATGCAAACATCAAATGTAGTGGCTGGGCCATATCAAGTCCCAGCTCAGGTTTCTGGTCCTCCTACCATAACTAACGCACAGAATTTTCACCCAGCATCTACAGTTCAGTTGAGGCCACCCACAAACGGTGGACTAGCTGTCCAGACAACCATTGGTGCCTCTCAGGTTGCTTTTGGTTACCCGACAGTCCAGCTACCAACACTTGAAACAAGCTCTTCATGGGCTTTTGGTGCTCCGCCTCAGGCCATGTCTTCTTTTACTGCAAAAGATAAAGCTGAACAAACAGGAACCAAACAAGCTGATGATGGCAAGAAACCTCAAGGTTAGTTTAGCCAATGTGCACCCTTCCcagaaaaaataacaaaatccTTGTATTTGTGATGCTGTtatggttaaaaaaaaaatactcctaTTGATATTTCTGTCTCTAAATAACAGAGATTTGTGAAACAAAAACTAGAGTTAAAAACACTAGATTTGTATATAATCTGTGTCTGTTTAGTAGTAATACATTTAGAGAGGATTTTGGCTATGGTTCCGTTTCCGTACCTAGGGTTCTTGTTGGTTGCTGCTCGTTGTGTTCAGTATGATTGATGCAAACTAGTGGCATGCCATTAAGCTCATTTTCGATGACTCTATTTGGGAGGAAGCATTGCTGCCTGTGCGATACGCATTGGCTGCCAATAATCTGATG
This genomic interval carries:
- the LOC133884176 gene encoding protein TRACHEARY ELEMENT DIFFERENTIATION-RELATED 7A-like, with protein sequence MVIYPDYQFIRGCGYVPNGLSVPQPISRHTNSPQTTAAQSLSPASRRIPHPHRVPPPPPALHTARPRRLSLPHRTPRSPDAHALPPPFALAPCSPAASRTTHRAPPPPARLQETKTAASASRTAANASSSDPPSPAPHTSLPRRLQLRSAARRRRQRLQDRSQCLQLRSAANASSSDPPPCLQVYMPLSSSCDSDNILL
- the LOC133884824 gene encoding protein NINJA homolog 1-like, giving the protein MEDDNGLELSLGLSLGCSAGKSKARDAPLEPKAEPQVEESSSKGGSQTPDAQFGKYYQTNAENQEHSSKQRHSPAAPPFGNFWVQPGGSSAPVVDGSIDPVSHQSQLPRYQDVRISNNSGNNSEEQKPVSSNCKLLSEEINFQKKHHIAADQPDAFSKSSDGGAKNAPISISTDDGSTGENEDVAESEAEGSNSWLVAQREDSAKGSVVNKGSDRKRSADDAAVGFQGKRQPSFSASESSSGKLPLGNPLSMQTSNVVAGPYQVPAQVSGPPTITNAQNFHPASTVQLRPPTNGGLAVQTTIGASQVAFGYPTVQLPTLETSSSWAFGAPPQAMSSFTAKDKAEQTGTKQADDGKKPQEAGASSCAQAEDEDKADRGVPHMGSAIRPGIAPNVKIGGSGSYPDLPWVSTTGTGANGRTISGVTYKFGRNEVRIVCACHGTHMTPEEFVRHASADAPGQENGATLPAFPVGNQAASAEN